The window tcattacagagatgtacatcacctgatttacttaattggtagttggctctcaagcttatacaggttggagtaggacaacatgtataaaaattatcatgtgatcaaaatactcatttgcctaataattctgcacacagtgtatattttgCCTTGCGGCATTTGCGGTAAATAAAGATTTCACATTCTGCTGGGTCTTTCAATTAACGCCAGTAAGTTCTTGAACTATGTTCTTCCATAGATATACCGACGCTAGTAGATCCAGACTATAACCATCAACCGGCTTTAGCTTTATGAAGCTCATGAAGTCATTTTTAACAACATTAGAAATGTTATCTCATTATATTTCAGATGCCAAGGAGTGTCTTAAGTGTCCTCCTGACCAGTGGTCGAATGAGAAGAAAGACAGATGCATCCCAAAAGTGATAGAATTTCTTACGTATGAGGAACCATTAGGGATTATGCTGGTCATGCTGGTTGCCATATTTTCAGCTTTTACTATTTGCATCTTAATATTGTTTGCTAAATACCAGGAAACACCAATCATCAAAGCCACCAACCGGGAGCTCAGCTACATCTTGCTGGTGTCTCTCATTCTCTGCTTCCTCTGCTGCTTGGTCTTCATAGGTCAACCATCCAAGATCACCTGCCTCCTGAGGCAAACTTTCTTCAGCGTGGTCTTCTCCATCAGCATCTCCTCTGTCCTGGCGAAGACTATCATGGTGATCTTGGCATTTAAAGCCACCAGACTTAACAGTCCTCTGAGGAAATGGCTGGGACCCATAATCCCACGGCACGTTGTAGGACTTTGCTCAGGGTTGCAGATTGTAATCTGCTCAGTTTGGCTTTACAAGTCTCCTCCTTTCCCTTTACTGAACACTCAAATAGAAAATCACAAGATATTTGAGTGTAGTGAAGGACACAAGTTGTTCTTCTACATGACTTTGGAGTTCATGGGCTTCTTGGCCATGATAAGCTTCTTTGTAGCCTTTCTAGCAAAGAACCTTCCAGGAACCTACAATGAGGCCAAATTGATCACCTTCAGCATGCTGGTCTTCTGCTCTGTCTGGATCTCGTTCATCCCAGCCTATCTGAGCACCAGTGGGAAATATACTGTAGCCGTGCAGGTATTTGCCATCTTGTCCTCCAGTGCTGGACTTCTCAGCTGCATCTTCCTTCCAAAATGTTACATTATTTTTTTAAGGCCCGAGAGGAATAGTCGAGGGCTCTTAGTAAGCAGTAACAGAAATGGGTTATTGAGGTGAAaaatgtgctggacaggggggcagctataactacaacccctggcaaaaattatggactcacctggttctgaggatgttcattcagttgtttacttttgtataaAAAAGAAGATCACAGACAGCACAAAACTAAAgttatttcaaatggcaactttctggctttaagaaacactaaaaaaaaatcatgaaaacaatgtgcagccagtaacggttacttttcaagaccaaacatggggaaaaattatggaatcactcaattatgaggaaaaaattatggaatcatgaaaaacaaaagaacactccaatacatcactagtattttgttgcaccacctctggcttttataacagcttgcaatttctgaggcatggacttaatgagtgacaaacagtctcttcatcaatctggctccagtgttctctgattgctgttgccagatgagctttgcaggttggagccttgtcatggaccattttcttcaacttccaccaaagattttcaattggattgagatccggactttttgcgggccatgacattgaccttatgtgtcctctttcaaggaatgttttcacaatttttgctctatggcagaatgcattatcatcttgatatatGATTTCATtaaccccaaacatcctttcaattgatgggataagaaaagtgtccaaaatttcaatgtaaacttggacatttattgaagatgtaatgacaggcaTCTTCCTAGTgcttttacctgacatgcagccccatatcatcgatGACTGTGGAAAAttccatgttctcttcaggcagtcatctttttgtttagcttttctgtatgtaaatcccatttcctttaggtggtttcggccacagacattgactccagtttcttcCCATTTGTTCCTCTTTTGTTTTGTCTTgcctttcctgttttggagacatattactTTTTCCTGGCTTGACGCTTTCATGTCTTCCTTGGTcttccagtatgtttgcctttaaccacCTTCCTATGTTGTTTGTATTTGATCCAGatgttagacacagctgactgtgaacaaccaacatgttttgcaacattgcgtgatgatttaccctcttttaagagtttgataatcctctcctttttttcaaatgacatctctcgtgttggagccatgattcatgtcagccacttggtgcaacagctctccaaggtgttcaCTTCttcttagatgcagactaacgagcagatcttatttgatgcaggtgttagttttgggaatgaaaagtaaccgttactggctgcacattatgttttcatgattttttttagtgtttcttaaagccagaaagttggcaTTTGAAATGACTTCAgctttgtgccgtctgtgatctgctttttttttttaacaaaagtaaacaactgaatgaacatcctcagagccgggCGAGGCCAGAATTTTTGCCAGGGATTGTACTTGTAAAAAGctgtaaaaaaacacaaaaaatgtttCATGTGCAAAAAGTAAAAAATTAACATTTCAGCTATACTATGCTCAAAGCATGCACTGAACTCATAAGAGACATGAAGGGAAGAGGTTCTCCTTGTAGAAGAGCGAGTCTACAGAATCCCACCATCGGGAATGTGGTGCCCGTTAGTGAGTGCCGTAACTCTTTCAATTTTTGCACTCACATTTTTTCTTTCTCTACTTCTAAtagtcttatttttttatttttttccatgaatATATCTGTATGGGGGTTAGTTTTATGTGGAGTAAGTTGTAATCTTCAATGACTGTTCATTCACCATATGATgtatgtgtgacgacatggactctcatgggttaaagtttcttaaaattcagccagacagcatgttagattgcttatagacgggggagaagtccctcattgtttttacaagactcttgttgactcaatgtaattgtgttggccactgaaagccagacgtattgttctccagacctttccagtaaccattgtattgtagttgcgtattgctaatgtgattaccttagtagccattgttgagtctgtgacttacagactccatgtagatagcctcagtctttctgtagacatcatttggatgaacattgtccatgcagcttgagattcatccaatgggagaggcgctcttgtccaaccaatcgatgaggacgcagtgtatccaagtgaaaGGCTGTggttataaaagggatttctttaagccaccaggttgttcatggatgctgatggatccagtctaagctctttggagctgactagaggatcaggatatcttatggcctcaatctagggactccggttccggttggagaccatatccacagcctagggatttcgactccggctgccaggattgtatcatcataccaggactaccttaggaggacactcaggttgggacagttcagtcacctgttacagactttgcagacctcagacagcttcctaaatctggcattttttctttctcggtgggtgcccgccaaaagcggggtgctgctggattggagtaagcggccctgaaacctctgaggcaaggacattctaaatccctggtgagccagcggaagggtgagactctgttgcctgttacatttgtgtgttttgctggttatgtgttatgtgccgttaatattttggggatccaataaagtctaattattgtggttccctcaccctgtgttgtctgagtagtgttacgcccacggttaaggaggccggccttcagttgggatgagccctgagccacgctgtctttctaaaggtggcgggttttagtggacgagagcacccactgagccctgtgtctccacaataggtgacagcggtgggatactactcagcctggtttacccagggtagctgcagcagactggtgttttcggacaccatccagggctcaacaaccagggaggcacataagcatacccagcaggccatagtggaggcattcaggtttcggacactgccatgtccaaccccaccagctcagccatgggacaaggacaagagaggagttatgaccgctgcagtaaatggatgctacaggatctgtgccagaggcgaaagattatctactggaacgctgagactcggtcagacttgaccaagaaattagtccgttgggatgcccagaatgatgcagaggatgatgaggatcccgtcgatattgacccagaggatttaaactatgtgccacatcatggatctagtgacaatcggaaatcaactttgtccaaaatggcccaagccacagcgttgttggatgcattggggcctagatcctcaagagaagagagggcttgggttctggaatatgttgatgggattccagctgccgtactgctagcaccagccggtcgagaaagatggtcccgctacccagcagaagctgcgtcaAAACAAAGAACTACAAACAGggtctgtgactcgcccaatctatggcgctgttatacatgtgggcgccatggacatatacagttaggtccagaaatatttggacagtgacacaattttcgcgagttgggctctgcatgccaccacattggatttgaaatgaaacctctacaactgaattcaagtgcagattgtaacgtttaatttgaaggtttgaacaaaaatatctgatagaaattgtatgaattgtacacatttctttacaaacactccacattttaggaggtcaaaagtaattggacaaataaaccaaacccaaaaaaaaaatttttattttcaatattttgttgcgaatcctttggaggcaatcactgccttaagtctggaacccatggacatcaccaaacgctgggtttcctccttcttaatgctttgccaggcctttacagccgcagccttcaggtcttgcttgtttgtgggactttccgtcttaagtctggatttgagcaagtgaaatgcatgctcaattgggttaacatctgctgattgacttggccattgcagaatgttccacttttttgcactcatgaactcctgggtagctttggctgtatgcttggggtcattgtccatctgtactatgaagcgccgtccgatcaactttgcggcatttggctgaatctgggctgaaagtatatcccggtacacttcagaattcatccagctactcttgtctgctgttatgtcatcaataaacacaagggacccagtgccattgaaagccatgcatgcccatgccatcacgttgcctccaccatgt is drawn from Anomaloglossus baeobatrachus isolate aAnoBae1 chromosome 3, aAnoBae1.hap1, whole genome shotgun sequence and contains these coding sequences:
- the LOC142297476 gene encoding vomeronasal type-2 receptor 26-like; this translates as MCQFDVKVVHIELIHENFELGDGTLSDDQKIINIKSVLEDEDEEVVGENILEEFKDQLTNLSIPVSHTQEETSCSQSIFMPYACMPSSVCSVQCLPGHRKVPQQGKPVCCYDCLPCSVGEVANNTDAKECLKCPPDQWSNEKKDRCIPKVIEFLTYEEPLGIMLVMLVAIFSAFTICILILFAKYQETPIIKATNRELSYILLVSLILCFLCCLVFIGQPSKITCLLRQTFFSVVFSISISSVLAKTIMVILAFKATRLNSPLRKWLGPIIPRHVVGLCSGLQIVICSVWLYKSPPFPLLNTQIENHKIFECSEGHKLFFYMTLEFMGFLAMISFFVAFLAKNLPGTYNEAKLITFSMLVFCSVWISFIPAYLSTSGKYTVAVQVFAILSSSAGLLSCIFLPKCYIIFLRPERNSRGLLVSSNRNGLLR